AGAACGGGTCGGGATCGACGGGATCGCCTACGCCGGGAACCACGGCCTCGAACTCGCCCTCGACGGTGAGCGGATCGTCCACCCGATCGCGGAACGGCGAGAGCGGGAGATCGGCCGGCTCTGTGACGCGATCGAGCGCGAGGTCGGGGAACGGGTGCTCGTCGAACGGAAGGGGCTCACGGCGACGGTCCACTACCGGAAGGCGAACGAGGGGGCCTCCCGGGCGGTGAGAGCGCTCGTCCGGCGCGAGGCCGGGACGAAAGACGGGATCAGGACGGTCTCCGGGAAGCAGTCGGTCGAACTCCGGCCGGCGGTCGAGTGGGACAAGGGACGGGCGGTGTCGCTGCTCCGGGAGCGGGTGCCCAGCACTTGGACGGCCGCGTATCTCGGCGACGACACGACCGACGAGTCGGTCTTTCGGACGCTCGGGACGGGACTCTCGGTCCACGTCGGCGAGGGTGAGACCGACGCCGAGCACCGGCTTCCCG
This region of Halalkalicoccus sp. CGA53 genomic DNA includes:
- the otsB gene encoding trehalose-phosphatase; this translates as MRGRFADEVTDAFARTLTGNDGLLFCTDFDGTLSPIETDPDAPTLPPENERALRRLRDRERVRVGVVSGRGLSDLRERVGIDGIAYAGNHGLELALDGERIVHPIAERREREIGRLCDAIEREVGERVLVERKGLTATVHYRKANEGASRAVRALVRREAGTKDGIRTVSGKQSVELRPAVEWDKGRAVSLLRERVPSTWTAAYLGDDTTDESVFRTLGTGLSVHVGEGETDAEHRLPDTDAVSELLDWLADGAGGRLVD